A genome region from Pangasianodon hypophthalmus isolate fPanHyp1 chromosome 11, fPanHyp1.pri, whole genome shotgun sequence includes the following:
- the gtpbp3 gene encoding tRNA modification GTPase GTPBP3, mitochondrial yields MTPAGCWRTALFKYVTRPRVYLRCPVVFGQACPVRPLCNSPAPGFEDTIFALSSGRGRCGVAVVRVSGPDAAGALRALTGLKRALSPRTALLRSITHPTSNELLDRGLVLWFPGPHSFTGEDSAEFHIHGGPAVVSGVLQALGSLPGLRPAEAGEFTRRAFHAGKLDLTEVEGLGDLIHAETEAQRRQALRQMAGDLGRLYNDWSQQLKHCLAHVEAFIDFSEGELIEDGVLNQVDTAVSKLQVDIQKHLSDERRGERLRSGVQVVIAGSTNAGKSSLFNLLCQRPAAIVSPIAGTTRDVVETPLDIGGFPVLLSDTAGLRETNDCVEREGVHRALKKVEVADLTLVVIDSTQLPQEPQMVPGFLNDYLSNVLPKETEQDHMQQCLLILNKSDLLSNEHISIIQRALSDAFTVAPVSILSCSTREGLADFLKLLQERVKTMCADPLVGSPSLTQTRHRTNLQKSVEALSQYHKYRDVDLALAAEGLRLGLSCLGRITGKVDTEEILDVIFRDFCIGK; encoded by the exons ATGACGCCTGCCGGCTGCTGGAGGACTGCCCTCTTTAAATATGTCACAAG GCCACGAGTGTACCTCAGGTGTCCTGTCGTCTTTGGTCAGGCTTGCCCTGTTAGACCTCTGTGCAACAGTCCTGCCCCTGGCTTTGAGGACACGATCTTCGCGCTGTCTTCTGGGCGAGGTCGGTGTGGAGTAGCCGTGGTGCGAGTGAGCGGACCAGATGCAGCCGGAGCTCTGCGCGCTCTGACCGGCCTGAAGCGCGCACTGAGCCCCCGCACTGCGCTCCTCCGCAGCATCACACACCCCACATCTAACGAGCTGCTGGACCGGGGCCTTGTCCTGTGGTTCCCAG GCCCTCACAGTTTCACTGGAGAGGACAGTGCTGAGTTTCACATACATGGAGGACCTGCTGTTGTCAGTGGTGTTTTACAAGCCCTTG GGAGTCTGCCTGGACTGCGGCCTGCCGAGGCAGGTGAGTTTACCCGACGTGCGTTCCATGCTGGAAAGTTGGATTTGACAGAAGTAGAGGGGTTGGGGGATTTGATCCATGCAGAGACAGAAGCTCAGAGGAGACAAGCACTCCGGCAGATGGCAGGGGACCTCGGTCGCCTCTACAATGACTGGAGTCAGCAGCTTAAGCAT TGTTTGGCACACGTGGAGGCTTTCATTGACTTCAGTGAGGGTGAGCTCATAGAGGATGGAGTCTTAAATCAAG TGGACACAGCAGTATCCAAGCTGCAAGTGGACATACAGAAGCATCTTTCTGATGAGCGGAGAGGCGAGCGGCTGCGCAGTGGTGTACAGGTTGTCATAGCAGGATCCACCAACGCGGGCAAGAGCAGCCTTTTCAATCTACTGT GCCAACGTCCTGCAGCTATTGTGTCTCCTATAGCAGGGACCACCAGAGACGTTGTGGAGACGCCACTGGACATCGGAGGTTTTCCGGTCCTGTTGAGTGACACGGCAGGTTTGAGGGAGACGAATGACTGCGTGGAGAGAGAGGGCGTCCACCGTGCCCTGAAAAA GGTGGAAGTGGCGGATCTGACACTGGTGGTCATCGACTCGACACAGCTTCCTCAGGAGCCTCAGATGGTGCCAGGTTTCCTGAATGACTACCTCAGCAATGTGCTGCCAAAAGAGACGGAGCAGGATCACATGCAGCAATGTCTCCTGATCCTTAACAAAAGTGACCTCCTGTCTAATGAACACATTAGCATCATCCAGAGAGCCCTCAGTGATGCGTTCACTGTGGCTCCAGTCAGTATTCTGTCATGCAGTACCAGAGAAGGACTGGCTGATTTCTTGAAACTGTTGCAGGAGAGAGTTAAGACAAT GTGTGCAGATCCGCTGGTCGGCAGCCCAAGTCTAACTCAGACCCGCCATCGGACTAACCTGCAAAAGAGCGTTGAGGCTTTGAGTCAATATCATAAGTACAGAGACGTGGACCTGGCGCTGGCAGCAGAGGGACTGCGCTTAGGCCTTAGCTGCTTGGGTAGAATCACTGGCAAGGTTGACACTGAAGAGATCTTGGATGTgatttttagagatttttgcATTGggaaataa